In Coriobacteriia bacterium, one genomic interval encodes:
- the nuoL gene encoding NADH-quinone oxidoreductase subunit L, giving the protein MTWLVAIPALPALCFFVFLVAPPRARDRMLALPVACSVVTLGLSIAAFAAAWPGGTEEPVWRGAVPFAVLNGSTLELSMALDPLAAVMLLVVTLIGACVQVYSLGYMHRDERKGWYFAVLSLFTSAMLILVLSDTLLLTFMAWELMGLCSYLLIGFWHQMEAPRKASQKAFLTTKVGDIGFLIALFVIYATVGSFEYRVVLDSLGEWPAAAAAVAGVGLVFAAMGKSAQVPLHVWLPDAMAGPTPASALIHAATMVAAGIYVVARMLPLIALTPWVLELTLAIGLATALMGGLLACVQHDVKKVLAYSTISQLGFMFIALGAGSAEIALFHLTTHAFFKSLLFLGAGVIIHSAKTQDMRLMGGLGRRMPLTAGAFTIGTFALAGIFPLSGFFSKDEIVAVLVHDHRLFATGVTLLASGITAFYVNRMLFRVFSGPEQTEDLHEGHHSMVVALMTLASITVVLGWASPGFTEFLGGEGVWPELAVALPSMLVAITGLVASWWIYGRKHVVVNTKIYKHRFARLYGLLEQKLHFDDVYHALIIAPYFRLTDALANADRTLLDGAVNLVVRGWSRAADAAWRFDNVAVDGLVNAAGRTDVAAANLLDQFDSTFIDGAVKGTGRVVSAASELRRVHTGNTRTYLLAIGSAAIILVLVLVR; this is encoded by the coding sequence ATGACGTGGCTTGTGGCCATACCGGCACTGCCGGCTCTGTGCTTCTTCGTATTCCTCGTCGCCCCTCCGCGTGCACGCGACCGCATGCTCGCGCTGCCTGTCGCCTGCTCAGTGGTCACGCTGGGTCTGTCCATCGCAGCCTTCGCGGCGGCCTGGCCCGGAGGCACCGAGGAGCCGGTGTGGAGAGGGGCTGTTCCCTTCGCCGTGCTCAACGGCTCGACGCTCGAGTTATCCATGGCGCTCGACCCCCTCGCAGCGGTGATGCTTCTGGTCGTCACGCTGATCGGGGCGTGCGTTCAGGTGTACTCCCTCGGGTACATGCATCGCGATGAGCGCAAGGGGTGGTACTTCGCGGTATTGTCGCTGTTCACCTCTGCCATGCTCATCCTCGTGCTGTCGGACACGCTGCTCCTGACGTTCATGGCTTGGGAGCTCATGGGGCTGTGCTCGTACCTGCTCATCGGCTTCTGGCACCAGATGGAGGCTCCGCGCAAAGCGTCGCAGAAGGCGTTTCTGACCACCAAGGTCGGCGACATAGGCTTTCTGATCGCCCTGTTCGTCATCTACGCCACGGTGGGCTCGTTCGAGTATCGAGTCGTGCTGGATTCTCTGGGCGAGTGGCCTGCCGCCGCAGCCGCCGTCGCCGGGGTCGGACTGGTCTTCGCGGCGATGGGCAAGTCAGCGCAGGTTCCCCTTCACGTGTGGCTGCCCGACGCGATGGCAGGGCCCACGCCCGCATCGGCGCTCATCCACGCTGCGACCATGGTCGCAGCCGGCATCTACGTGGTGGCGCGCATGTTGCCGCTCATCGCTCTCACGCCCTGGGTGCTGGAGTTGACGCTCGCCATCGGACTGGCCACCGCCCTGATGGGAGGACTCCTCGCCTGCGTGCAACATGACGTGAAGAAGGTGCTTGCGTACTCGACGATCTCGCAACTCGGCTTCATGTTCATCGCGCTTGGTGCCGGGAGCGCCGAGATTGCGCTCTTCCACCTCACCACGCACGCGTTCTTCAAGTCGCTGCTGTTCTTGGGCGCGGGCGTCATCATCCATTCCGCGAAGACGCAGGATATGCGGCTGATGGGCGGATTGGGGCGTCGCATGCCGTTGACCGCCGGCGCGTTCACTATCGGTACCTTCGCGCTCGCCGGGATCTTCCCCCTATCGGGATTCTTCTCCAAAGACGAGATCGTCGCCGTGCTGGTGCACGATCACCGCCTCTTCGCGACCGGAGTGACGCTTCTCGCTTCGGGCATCACGGCGTTCTACGTGAACCGGATGCTGTTCCGGGTGTTCTCGGGACCCGAGCAGACCGAGGATCTGCATGAGGGACACCACTCGATGGTCGTCGCGCTCATGACGCTTGCGAGCATCACCGTCGTTCTGGGCTGGGCGTCGCCAGGCTTCACGGAGTTCCTCGGCGGAGAAGGAGTGTGGCCCGAGTTGGCCGTCGCCCTGCCCTCGATGCTCGTCGCCATCACCGGGCTCGTGGCCAGCTGGTGGATCTACGGTCGCAAGCACGTCGTCGTCAACACCAAGATATACAAGCACCGTTTCGCCCGGCTGTACGGCCTGCTTGAGCAGAAACTGCACTTCGACGATGTGTACCACGCGCTCATCATCGCTCCGTACTTCCGGCTCACCGACGCCTTGGCCAACGCGGACCGCACCCTCCTCGACGGTGCGGTCAACCTCGTCGTGCGCGGCTGGAGCCGTGCCGCCGATGCCGCCTGGCGTTTCGACAACGTGGCCGTCGACGGCTTGGTGAACGCCGCGGGGCGGACCGACGTGGCCGCAGCGAACCTTCTCGACCAGTTCGACTCCACCTTCATCGATGGGGCCGTGAAGGGCACGGGCAGGGTAGTGAGCGCCGCAAGTGAACTGCGGCGAGTCCACACAGGCAACACACGGACGTACCTGCTCGCCATCGGATCGGCGGCGATCATTCTCGTTCTGGTGCTGGTCAGATGA
- the gatB gene encoding Asp-tRNA(Asn)/Glu-tRNA(Gln) amidotransferase subunit GatB: MSKDLLLEVIERWEPVIGLEIHTELTSTRTKMFCGCPVSFGGEPNTRVCPVCLGLPGALPVPNAFAIEQTVLAGLATNCEIARRSLFHRKQYFYPDMPKDYQISQYDHPFCESGHVSIDIEGDGVVQRLDSGAPGDRAIERRDGGGYTTRIGITRIHLEEDTGKMIHVGGSEGRLAGATKSLVDFNRAGTALIELVSEPDIHTPAEARAFAQKLRLIWLTLGISDCNMEEGSMRVDANISLRPRGASEFGCRAEIKNMNSFKSLHDGLAYEIVRQAEVLEGGGRIVQETRHWDAGAKRTSALRSKEEAHDYRYFPEPDMVPFEFADEFIDRIRERLPELPDAKKARFIGDWGLSAADAASLSSDVDMAEFLEAAVAIGGVAHAKSVANVMLNDLSAHLNAEGIAVTESRIVPSMVVELVELVEGETISSKQAKMVFAEMAATGDAPGAIVELQGLVQVSDTGAIDAVVARVLQANPGKVEEYRAGKTGLMGFFVGQVMRETGGQANPKVVNEALSRELEA; the protein is encoded by the coding sequence ATGTCCAAGGACCTCCTGCTTGAGGTGATCGAGCGCTGGGAACCCGTGATCGGTCTCGAGATCCACACCGAGCTTACGTCCACCAGGACGAAGATGTTCTGCGGTTGCCCTGTCTCGTTCGGTGGTGAGCCCAACACCCGCGTGTGCCCGGTCTGCCTTGGCCTGCCGGGTGCGCTGCCGGTGCCCAACGCGTTCGCTATCGAGCAGACGGTGCTCGCGGGGTTGGCGACGAACTGCGAGATCGCCAGACGCTCGCTCTTCCACCGCAAGCAGTACTTCTATCCCGACATGCCCAAGGACTATCAGATCTCACAGTACGACCACCCGTTCTGCGAGAGTGGTCACGTGAGTATCGACATCGAGGGGGACGGCGTAGTCCAGCGGCTTGACTCGGGCGCCCCCGGTGACCGAGCGATCGAGCGGCGTGACGGCGGTGGCTACACGACGCGCATCGGTATCACACGGATACACCTTGAAGAGGATACCGGGAAGATGATTCACGTCGGCGGCAGCGAGGGAAGGCTCGCCGGTGCGACCAAGTCGCTTGTTGACTTCAACCGTGCGGGGACAGCGCTGATCGAGCTTGTGAGCGAGCCCGATATCCACACCCCCGCCGAGGCCCGCGCGTTCGCACAGAAGCTGCGGCTCATCTGGCTCACGCTGGGCATCTCCGACTGCAACATGGAAGAGGGTTCGATGCGGGTCGATGCGAACATATCGCTTCGTCCGCGCGGCGCGTCGGAGTTCGGCTGCAGGGCCGAGATCAAGAACATGAACTCCTTCAAATCGTTGCACGATGGCCTGGCCTACGAGATCGTCCGTCAGGCTGAGGTGCTTGAGGGTGGCGGGCGCATCGTGCAGGAGACACGTCACTGGGATGCCGGGGCGAAGCGCACGAGCGCGTTGCGGAGCAAGGAAGAGGCGCACGACTATCGCTATTTCCCGGAGCCTGACATGGTGCCCTTCGAGTTCGCCGATGAGTTCATAGACCGGATACGGGAGAGGTTGCCCGAGCTCCCTGACGCCAAGAAGGCGCGGTTCATCGGCGATTGGGGTCTTTCTGCAGCCGATGCAGCTTCGCTCTCCTCAGATGTGGACATGGCGGAGTTCTTGGAGGCGGCGGTCGCCATCGGTGGCGTGGCGCACGCCAAGTCCGTTGCCAACGTCATGCTCAACGACCTTTCTGCCCATCTCAACGCAGAGGGCATCGCGGTCACCGAGTCGCGTATCGTCCCGAGTATGGTCGTCGAGCTCGTCGAACTCGTGGAAGGTGAGACGATCTCCTCGAAGCAGGCCAAGATGGTCTTTGCCGAGATGGCCGCCACGGGGGACGCGCCCGGCGCGATCGTCGAACTCCAGGGACTCGTTCAGGTCTCAGACACCGGGGCCATCGACGCAGTGGTTGCGCGCGTGCTTCAGGCGAACCCGGGCAAGGTCGAGGAGTATCGCGCAGGCAAGACCGGACTCATGGGGTTCTTCGTGGGCCAGGTCATGCGTGAGACCGGCGGGCAGGCCAACCCCAAGGTCGTCAATGAAGCCCTCTCACGCGAGCTTGAAGCCTGA
- a CDS encoding NADH-quinone oxidoreductase subunit J, with protein MSIEGVLFYAYAAVAVIGAVGVVFAPRLIHAVVWLFITMIALAGLYLLIGSELLAGVQLFIYGGAVTILALFAIILARPTNEARPSGISAWVAGAGSAALLAALGVAVAASASLDTIPGPVPLTAAIATELFTRHVVLFEVAGLLLTVALVGAIIMARTDGDAS; from the coding sequence GTGAGCATCGAAGGCGTGCTGTTCTACGCGTACGCGGCGGTAGCGGTCATAGGCGCTGTCGGCGTCGTCTTCGCCCCCCGACTGATCCACGCGGTCGTATGGCTGTTCATCACGATGATCGCGCTCGCCGGACTGTACCTGCTCATCGGCAGCGAGTTGCTCGCCGGCGTACAGCTGTTCATCTACGGTGGCGCGGTCACGATACTCGCCCTGTTCGCGATCATCCTGGCGCGACCCACGAATGAGGCCCGCCCCAGCGGGATATCCGCGTGGGTTGCGGGGGCCGGCTCCGCCGCGCTGCTCGCCGCTTTGGGTGTGGCTGTCGCCGCCAGCGCCTCGCTCGACACGATTCCAGGCCCGGTGCCGCTCACCGCGGCGATCGCGACCGAGCTGTTCACTCGCCACGTGGTCCTGTTCGAAGTCGCGGGCCTGCTGCTTACGGTCGCCTTGGTCGGCGCGATCATCATGGCCCGAACGGACGGTGACGCATCGTGA
- a CDS encoding PAS domain-containing protein: MSVLVPAVDAAALVAFVVAVWLLARVPSRGRGTLSGVAKACLMGALLVYAFAMFSNVLEHAGVTDALDAAEDYVEMLFPPLIVYAAYALYVRQRENELLSAQRAAARSQALALGILDAAPAGIIVLDDVGRITFANETAREVLDLTETDSGEVQTPGWSVRVAGGPSSLDFAGLVVAEHGLKGIPVTVKWQNGWRVELTVRTDRLIDESGRFGGLVGTFMPETGLHQE, encoded by the coding sequence GTGAGCGTGCTCGTGCCCGCGGTCGACGCAGCCGCCCTGGTCGCCTTCGTGGTCGCCGTCTGGCTGTTGGCCCGGGTGCCGTCCCGCGGCAGAGGGACACTGAGCGGCGTTGCCAAGGCGTGCCTGATGGGCGCGTTGCTCGTCTACGCGTTCGCGATGTTCTCTAACGTTCTCGAGCACGCCGGGGTGACGGATGCGCTCGACGCGGCCGAAGACTACGTCGAGATGCTGTTCCCGCCCCTGATCGTGTATGCGGCCTATGCGTTGTACGTGCGCCAGAGGGAGAACGAGCTCCTTTCCGCTCAGCGGGCGGCTGCGCGTTCCCAGGCGCTTGCGCTGGGCATCCTCGACGCCGCACCCGCTGGCATAATCGTGCTTGACGATGTCGGGCGCATCACCTTTGCCAATGAGACGGCGCGAGAGGTGCTTGACCTCACGGAGACTGACTCGGGCGAGGTGCAGACCCCCGGCTGGAGCGTCCGTGTGGCGGGGGGGCCTTCATCGTTGGATTTCGCCGGGCTCGTTGTGGCCGAGCACGGCCTCAAGGGCATTCCGGTCACGGTGAAATGGCAGAACGGATGGCGGGTGGAACTCACCGTCCGGACCGACCGCCTGATTGATGAGAGCGGGCGGTTCGGCGGTCTGGTGGGTACGTTCATGCCCGAGACCGGACTTCATCAGGAGTGA
- the nuoK gene encoding NADH-quinone oxidoreductase subunit NuoK codes for MITGAHYVVLASTLFCIGLFGAMTARSALRIVVCIELMINAAILSIIAFAATNAAQPVSGLSFVLLIAVVSAAEVGLALALIVSLSRSSNITAVDSYSYLKG; via the coding sequence GTGATCACCGGCGCTCACTACGTCGTTCTTGCGAGCACGCTGTTCTGCATCGGCCTGTTCGGTGCGATGACCGCCCGCAGCGCCCTGCGAATCGTGGTGTGCATCGAGCTCATGATCAACGCCGCGATCCTCAGCATCATCGCCTTCGCAGCCACCAACGCCGCTCAGCCGGTTTCGGGCCTGAGCTTCGTGCTACTCATCGCCGTCGTATCCGCCGCCGAGGTTGGTCTGGCACTCGCGCTCATCGTCTCCCTCAGCCGATCGAGCAACATAACGGCCGTCGACAGTTACTCGTACTTGAAGGGATAA
- a CDS encoding 4Fe-4S binding protein — protein sequence MASTITHLFRPNFNGGYPDTPKVLPERSRMSLALAFGENGLPLCKACGLCERSCPDAAIRIVTNKREDGPGRVLDSFEIDLGLCMYCGLCVEVCPAAGIMHTGHFEVSTPDRADTRLTLWPATVATRPAPANPSSEAVRA from the coding sequence ATGGCCTCGACCATCACGCACCTCTTCCGGCCCAACTTCAATGGCGGCTATCCGGACACGCCCAAGGTGCTGCCTGAGCGCTCGCGCATGTCGTTAGCGCTCGCGTTTGGCGAGAACGGGCTCCCCCTGTGCAAAGCCTGCGGGCTGTGCGAACGCAGCTGCCCGGACGCGGCCATTCGCATCGTGACGAACAAGCGCGAAGACGGACCCGGGCGCGTTTTGGACAGTTTCGAGATCGATCTCGGGCTCTGCATGTACTGCGGACTGTGCGTCGAGGTGTGCCCCGCCGCCGGCATCATGCATACCGGGCACTTCGAGGTCTCGACCCCCGACCGTGCCGACACCCGCCTCACACTGTGGCCGGCGACCGTCGCCACTCGGCCGGCACCCGCAAACCCCTCGTCAGAGGCGGTGAGAGCGTGA
- a CDS encoding NADH-quinone oxidoreductase subunit N, protein MSGGGAMSEMLVSAGYLAPQLIVALTGAIVLIADLIRINHGPHEHPGRPWIAGVGIAGLIAAAAAAVFAPSGASLFGGSIAVDTLTRYFDLVFIAIGIAVLAVSIDSVPRFTPWVAEFYALVIWCTAGNMFVALATDLFGLMVFLQLTSLPLIALLGVAKRDPRTREAALKYLLAVLISTALLLWGVSLVYGAFGTDDMAAIGEALAAGPAMSALGMAGLAFVLAGFAFKIAAVPFQFWVPDVYEGAPPVVVTFLSVGSKLAGFALVMRFFNVSLGNVSALSVVLAVLAAASMTLGNLGALKQKNVRRLLAYSGIAQAGYLLVGLAASSETGSSAVLFYLAAYAVANLAAFTVVVAYVDATGRDRVSGLTGLSKQNPLAAFSLAVALMSLAGLPLTVGFMAKFYVFLSAAEAGLYWLAIIAVVNAVIAFYYYLRIVWALYVPDAEDVDRVAISRRHAAVMVVGTAGIVILGVLPAPLMNAASAAARVLSGS, encoded by the coding sequence ATGAGCGGCGGCGGCGCGATGTCGGAGATGCTCGTCAGCGCCGGATACCTGGCGCCCCAACTGATTGTGGCCCTGACCGGGGCGATCGTACTGATCGCAGACCTGATTCGCATCAATCACGGGCCTCACGAGCATCCCGGGAGACCATGGATCGCGGGTGTCGGCATCGCAGGTCTGATCGCCGCCGCGGCAGCCGCGGTGTTCGCGCCGAGTGGGGCCTCGCTGTTCGGAGGTTCGATCGCGGTCGACACACTGACGCGCTACTTCGACCTCGTGTTCATCGCGATCGGCATTGCGGTCCTCGCGGTCTCGATAGACTCGGTTCCCCGCTTCACACCTTGGGTTGCCGAGTTCTACGCTCTCGTCATCTGGTGCACCGCCGGCAACATGTTCGTCGCGCTGGCCACCGATCTGTTCGGCCTGATGGTCTTCTTGCAGTTGACGAGTCTGCCGTTGATCGCGCTGCTCGGCGTCGCGAAACGCGATCCCCGGACCCGCGAGGCCGCGCTGAAGTACCTTCTTGCGGTGCTGATCTCGACGGCCCTGCTGCTTTGGGGGGTCTCCCTCGTCTACGGCGCGTTCGGCACCGACGACATGGCGGCGATCGGCGAGGCGCTGGCCGCGGGCCCGGCCATGTCGGCTCTGGGCATGGCGGGCCTGGCGTTCGTGCTGGCGGGCTTCGCGTTCAAGATCGCGGCCGTGCCCTTCCAGTTCTGGGTTCCGGACGTCTACGAGGGTGCGCCTCCCGTCGTCGTCACGTTCTTATCCGTGGGCTCCAAGCTCGCGGGTTTCGCACTTGTCATGCGGTTCTTCAACGTTTCGCTCGGCAACGTGAGTGCTCTTTCAGTCGTGCTCGCTGTTCTCGCCGCGGCCTCCATGACGTTGGGGAACCTCGGCGCCCTCAAACAGAAGAACGTGCGCCGGCTTCTTGCCTACTCAGGTATCGCCCAAGCGGGGTATCTACTCGTCGGTCTCGCGGCCTCGAGCGAGACCGGCTCGTCTGCGGTGCTGTTCTACTTGGCGGCCTACGCTGTTGCCAACCTGGCAGCTTTCACCGTGGTCGTGGCCTACGTGGACGCGACGGGGAGAGACCGCGTGAGCGGTCTCACGGGGCTGTCGAAGCAAAACCCCCTAGCGGCATTCTCGCTCGCCGTCGCACTGATGTCCCTTGCGGGGCTACCGCTGACCGTCGGCTTCATGGCCAAGTTCTACGTCTTCCTCTCGGCCGCCGAGGCGGGGCTGTACTGGCTCGCAATCATCGCCGTCGTCAACGCCGTGATCGCGTTCTACTACTATCTCAGGATCGTCTGGGCGCTCTACGTGCCGGACGCGGAGGATGTCGACCGGGTCGCCATCTCGCGCAGGCATGCGGCGGTCATGGTCGTCGGCACCGCGGGCATCGTGATCCTGGGAGTCCTCCCCGCACCGCTGATGAACGCCGCAAGCGCCGCAGCACGCGTGCTGTCCGGCAGCTAG
- a CDS encoding NADH-quinone oxidoreductase subunit M, with the protein MPPLLSLMVLLPLVGVVSMALVPAHHPTWPRWIAAATSATVLAIAVFVAVTFEPGGGIQFVERHAWIPVIDVNYYLGIDGLSVLLVTLSALLSFLAVMASWRLEKRPKFYFAMILLLAVGTNGVFMALDFVLFYVFWELVLVPMYFLIAVWGGERRAYAAVKFFLYTMLGAVLMLVGILAVYLHPMGGTFDMIQLADRGFPVEFQWWVFLAFFLGFAVKVPVWPLHTWLPDAHVEAPTAASALLAGILLKMGTYGFMRISLPILPEAWAQWRLFIAALAVISIIYGALVAFAQKDLKKLVAYSSVSHMGFAMLGIAAGTAVGLNGAQAVNISHGFLSAMLFLSVGMVYERSHTRQIAEVSGLATQAPVLAGLFAFAAFASLGLPGLSGFVGEFLSLLGAWQSTLPPGYTVAAAIGVLLGAAYMLWMVQRVILGEVSDSISGVSDATPRELVCLMPLAALSLAMGIWWLWTLQFFDPYSSALAQILGG; encoded by the coding sequence ATGCCACCGCTTCTCAGTCTCATGGTGCTCCTGCCCCTCGTCGGAGTCGTCTCGATGGCGCTCGTGCCGGCGCATCATCCTACGTGGCCGCGATGGATCGCAGCGGCTACCTCGGCAACAGTGCTGGCTATCGCGGTGTTTGTGGCCGTCACGTTTGAGCCGGGAGGCGGGATCCAGTTCGTGGAGCGACACGCGTGGATCCCGGTCATCGACGTGAACTACTACCTGGGGATCGACGGACTGTCGGTACTGCTCGTGACGCTCTCGGCGCTTCTCTCGTTCCTCGCCGTGATGGCCAGCTGGCGCCTTGAGAAGCGCCCGAAGTTCTACTTCGCCATGATCCTGCTTCTGGCTGTTGGCACGAACGGCGTCTTCATGGCCCTCGACTTCGTGCTCTTCTACGTGTTCTGGGAGCTTGTCCTCGTCCCGATGTACTTCCTGATCGCCGTGTGGGGCGGGGAGCGCCGGGCGTACGCGGCAGTCAAGTTCTTCCTCTACACGATGCTCGGCGCAGTGCTCATGCTCGTCGGGATATTGGCTGTCTACCTGCATCCCATGGGTGGCACGTTCGACATGATCCAGCTTGCCGACCGCGGATTCCCCGTTGAGTTCCAGTGGTGGGTCTTCCTGGCCTTCTTCCTCGGGTTTGCCGTCAAGGTACCTGTGTGGCCCCTTCACACCTGGCTTCCCGACGCGCACGTCGAAGCCCCCACCGCGGCCTCAGCACTCCTTGCCGGCATCCTGCTCAAGATGGGCACCTACGGCTTCATGCGCATCTCGCTGCCGATCCTGCCCGAGGCTTGGGCCCAGTGGCGCCTGTTCATCGCGGCTCTCGCCGTCATCTCGATCATCTACGGCGCACTGGTGGCCTTCGCACAAAAAGACCTCAAGAAGCTCGTCGCCTACTCCTCGGTGTCGCACATGGGGTTCGCGATGCTCGGTATCGCGGCGGGCACCGCGGTGGGGCTCAACGGGGCGCAGGCCGTCAACATCAGCCATGGATTCCTCTCCGCGATGCTGTTCCTCAGCGTGGGGATGGTCTACGAGCGTTCCCACACGCGCCAGATCGCTGAGGTCTCCGGCTTGGCTACACAGGCACCCGTCCTGGCCGGCTTGTTCGCGTTCGCGGCGTTCGCCTCACTGGGACTCCCCGGTCTCTCGGGCTTCGTCGGCGAGTTCCTATCGCTGCTCGGGGCATGGCAGTCGACGCTTCCTCCCGGCTACACCGTGGCCGCAGCCATCGGCGTCTTGCTCGGAGCAGCCTACATGCTGTGGATGGTTCAGCGGGTCATCCTTGGCGAGGTCTCTGACTCGATCTCAGGGGTGTCTGACGCGACGCCCCGGGAGCTCGTCTGCTTGATGCCGCTTGCAGCGCTGTCGCTGGCCATGGGCATCTGGTGGCTGTGGACGCTGCAGTTCTTCGACCCGTACTCCAGCGCACTCGCGCAGATTCTCGGCGGATAG
- a CDS encoding PASTA domain-containing protein yields the protein MTDETRPPYGSVPREESEPDAWSEPEPGPDAESEVEPGVEPGVEPEPEPDAEPEVEPEPDAEPEVEPEPDAEPEPEPDAESVYWAQEEVPVIEPGDGAPGADAGDEMTGEAEPAKDEVAVDPLGAPLAVDMGPERRSRWWVWLLLGLAVIGVAAAGTYGWWWFTSRGIVVPDLVGTQPAEATQTLNDVDLQLGKVSEVPTDVAPAGTIIAQDPEAGSTLKPDAAVSFTVAAAPEQAKVPNVVGLGTEDAAAILAEARLRPQVVSSHNATVAVGFVIGQVPLPGTEIMPGNPVAVAVSKGPAPGDAAVPSVVGLGEGDAVALIQTRGLTARVYQSLDPSIGAGIVVTQTPLPSTSVAPGSSVQVLVSKGFGSGTVTVPDVAGDARKQATAALQAAGLKSAVVSVYSPITAKGVVISQMPSAGRKVQAGDTVGLLVSRGPVTTVVVPSVVGSSSAEATTALSAVGLKPVVIEVEAPGQKVGSVIGQFPAAGTISEVRYPVICLVAKEIEP from the coding sequence ATGACTGACGAAACCAGGCCCCCCTACGGCTCCGTGCCCCGCGAGGAGTCCGAGCCCGACGCTTGGTCCGAGCCCGAGCCTGGGCCGGACGCCGAGTCCGAAGTCGAGCCCGGGGTCGAGCCCGGGGTCGAGCCCGAGCCTGAGCCGGACGCCGAGCCCGAGGTCGAGCCCGAGCCGGATGCCGAGCCCGAAGTCGAGCCCGAGCCTGACGCCGAGCCTGAGCCCGAGCCTGACGCCGAGTCGGTGTACTGGGCGCAAGAGGAAGTCCCTGTGATCGAGCCGGGCGACGGCGCTCCGGGAGCCGACGCAGGCGATGAGATGACCGGCGAGGCGGAGCCTGCGAAAGACGAGGTCGCCGTAGATCCGCTGGGGGCTCCGTTGGCCGTGGACATGGGCCCCGAACGCCGTTCCCGGTGGTGGGTGTGGCTGCTCCTGGGTTTGGCCGTGATCGGCGTCGCCGCTGCGGGCACATACGGCTGGTGGTGGTTCACGTCGCGAGGCATCGTGGTGCCGGACTTGGTCGGCACGCAGCCTGCGGAAGCAACTCAGACTCTCAACGACGTCGATCTGCAACTGGGCAAAGTGAGCGAGGTCCCGACTGATGTTGCACCCGCGGGAACGATCATCGCGCAGGACCCGGAGGCGGGTAGCACGCTTAAGCCTGACGCTGCGGTCTCATTCACGGTTGCCGCTGCACCCGAGCAGGCCAAGGTACCCAACGTGGTCGGCCTTGGTACCGAGGATGCGGCTGCGATTCTAGCCGAGGCGCGGCTGCGACCTCAGGTGGTGTCGTCGCACAACGCTACGGTTGCGGTCGGGTTCGTGATAGGGCAGGTTCCCCTCCCGGGGACTGAGATCATGCCGGGCAATCCGGTGGCGGTCGCCGTCTCCAAGGGCCCGGCTCCCGGCGACGCCGCCGTTCCATCGGTCGTCGGGCTGGGGGAAGGCGATGCTGTCGCGCTCATCCAGACGCGTGGATTGACCGCGAGGGTGTACCAGTCGCTCGATCCGAGTATCGGCGCGGGTATCGTTGTGACGCAGACGCCGTTGCCGTCGACGTCCGTGGCACCGGGATCGTCAGTGCAAGTCCTCGTGTCGAAGGGGTTTGGCAGCGGGACCGTGACGGTGCCCGACGTGGCGGGAGACGCGCGCAAGCAGGCGACCGCAGCGCTGCAGGCAGCCGGGCTGAAGTCGGCGGTCGTGTCCGTCTACAGCCCGATCACTGCCAAGGGCGTCGTCATCTCTCAGATGCCGAGCGCTGGGAGGAAGGTGCAGGCCGGCGACACGGTGGGGTTGCTTGTGTCACGGGGGCCGGTCACCACCGTGGTGGTCCCTTCGGTCGTCGGGAGCAGCTCTGCCGAAGCCACTACCGCGCTTTCAGCCGTAGGACTCAAGCCGGTTGTCATTGAGGTCGAAGCCCCCGGGCAGAAGGTCGGCTCGGTCATCGGACAGTTCCCCGCGGCCGGCACGATCTCTGAGGTGCGCTATCCGGTCATCTGTCTTGTGGCCAAGGAGATAGAGCCCTAG